The genomic segment ACTCGCGAAATAATCGTTCTAATTGTTCAATCGCTGCGCTTGTTCTACTTGTTCTAAATGTTGAAATTGAGCGGTCGAACATCTAGAACAATTAAATTAACGCATCCAAATGCTACCAATTTTTCTCGCCACCGGAATCGCTTTCCTCGCTTTCCTCGGCGGCGGACTGCTCTCGCACCGCTTTGCGCATTTCATCGCGCGCCATTCCGGACCAGTCATCGCTTTCGCGAGCGGCGCCATGCTCGCGATCACCTTTTTCCATGTTTTGCCGGAAGCCATCGCGACTGCCGGTCAGCCCGCCTGGACTCTTGTCTTAGCCGGAATTCTGTTTTTCTTCACGCTCGAACATTTTTTTTATTTACATGGCTGCCCCGAACACAGTCATCCGGGCGAATGTGAAAACCACGCCATCGGACCGCTCGCTGCCATCGGCATCGGCGTGCACTCTTTTTTCGACGGTGTTCTGATTGTCTTCGCTTTCCTGACGAATCCTGTCCTCGGCTGGCTCACAGCAATCGGCATCGTCCTGCATAAATTGCCTGCTGGCGCGATTTTGCATGCGCTGATTTGTCACAAAAAAGACCGCAAAAGTTTGTGGTGGATTTTCGCCGTCGCGGCGACCACACCCTGCGCCGCTCTCCTGACACCCGTGCTGAGAACTTTTTCCGAGCAGCAGATTGGTTATGGCTTGGCTTTCTCCGCCGGGACTTTGCTCTACATCACGCTTTCCGACCTGCTGCCTGAGACGCATCACACGAAAAATAAATTGAATCTTGTTTTTCTCGTAATCGGTATCGCGCTGATTTTCAGCTTCGGCCATTTTTTCCCGGTCGAGTAAGAACAATGTTCGCGTAATCCTGCATTTGTCGGTAAAATCTCGCGGATGAAAATCGGGATTGACGCTCGGATGTATTCGAGTGGTTTCACCGGCATCGGTCGTTACACTTTCGAATTGATTCGCGGACTCGCGCGGCTCGATGCGAAGAATGAATTCGTCGTGTTTTTGAATCCCCAGGAATTCGAGAATTTCGTCGCACCGGCGGAGAACTTTCGGGCAGTGCGCGTCGATGCGCCGCATTATTCCACCGACGAGCAAACGAAATTCCTCAAGATTCTGAATTCCGAAGACCTGAATCTGATGCATTTCACGCATTTCAACGCGCCGATTTTGTATCACCGGAAATCAATCGTGACGATTCACGACCTCACGCTTTCGAAATTCCCGGGTAAAAAAATGAATAAGCTCGTCCATCGCCTCGCTTATAATCTCGTCCTGCGCCGCGCGACTAGTCACGCGAGCAAAATCATCGCCGTGTCGCAGAACACGAAAAAGGACTTGATGGAGCTCTTGAAAATCAATTCGGACAAAATCGAAGTCGTGTGGAATGGTGTCGGTCGCGAGTTCGTGCCGTCTTTTCCGACTGAGCTTTCGCGTCGCCAACTCGAACAAAAATTCGGCATTCGGAAAAATTACCTGCTCTATGTCGGCGTCTGGCGCGACCACAAAAATATCTTGGGAATGCTCGAAGCGATGGCGCAAGTCGTCGCACGACAAAAAGATTTCGATGGCGAAATCGTGATTACCGGTCGTCCGAATAAATTTTACGCGCCAGAGATTTTTGCCAAAGTCCGTGATCTCGGTCTCGAAGACCATTTCGTTTTCACCGATTTGGTGGATGACCGAGATTTGTTGCAGCTTTATCAAAACGCGCGCGTCTTTGTCTTCCCGAGCTTTTACGAAGGCTTCGGTCTGCCGCCGCTCGAAGCGATGGCGTGCGGAGTTCCAGTCGTCGCCAGCAATGCCAGCTCGATTCCAGAAATTTGCGGCGACGGCAACGCGCTCTTTTTCGATCCGAAAAACAGTGAAGAAATGGCAGACAAAATGTGGGAAGCCTGGTCGAATGAAGCGACGCGAAAAAGATTACGCGAGCGGGGACTGCGCCGCATCGCTGATTTCTCGTGGCGCAAGATGAGCGAAGCAACCTACGAAATTTACCGCGAAGTTTTGGGGATTTGATTTATGATTTTGATCTATGGTCTTCATACATTTTGATAACCTGATCTCGTATCGCAGTAATCAACTCTATCTTCTCTGGAAGAGAGTTAGACTTGAAAGCTGTGTCAATTTTACTTTGCCAACCCCTTATCGTGCCTTCAGTATTAGGATCACATCCTCTTATATCGGCTGCCAAAGCAAAAAGAGTATTGCCTAATGGCCCCACAACTTTACTATCTAATTGATTCTTAGCTGTGGACAAAACTTCTTCTGTGAGTTTACCAGCCATTTCTGCTCTGGATAAAGAGCGCACAATACCGTGAAATGGTTCACCTAAGGCGTCAAAACCAAAAGGATGATGACCTAATGGTCTTTCAGATAATCCTGCTGACAATTCAACAAATGATTTTTCTGTTGGATTTGGATTAGGCATGATTTTAAGGGTTAAAAAAATAAGGCTAAATTTTCTCTCAATATTTTCGGCTTGTCAAAAGTTTTCTGCTAAAATCTCCGCCGGTGCAAAAAACCGCGTTAATTTCCGTTTCTGACAAAACTGGTCTCGCCGAATTCGCGCGCGGACTGGTGAAACTGAATTTCACGATTCTCTCGACTGGCGGCTCGTTTGATTTTCTGAGGAAAAATAAGGTCTCCGCGACACGCGTCGAAGATTTGACCGGCTTTCCAGAAATCCTCGGCGGACGCGTCAAAACTTTGCATCCCAAAGTTTTCGGCGGAATTTTGGCGCGCGCGACGAAAAGTGATGCTGCCGAACTCGCGAAATTCGGCATTCCGAAGATCGACTTGGTTTGCGTCAATCTTTATCCTTTCGCCAAAACGATTGCGCAAAAAAATGTGAAATTCGCCGATGCCATCGAGGAAATCGACATCGGCGGTGTGAGCTTATTGCGTGCTGCCGCGAAAAATTTCGAGTCGGTCGTTGTCGTCGCGAATCCTGAGCAATATTCTGAGATTCTTGAGAATTTGAAAAAGGGTATCTCAAAAACCGAACGCCAAAAGTTGGCAGCGGAAACTTTCGCGCTGACGCAAAAATACGACGCACTGATTGCGAATTTCCTCGGCGCAGAAAATGAACTGCCTGTTTTCGAATTTCAAAAAAATCTACGCTACGGCGAAAATCCCCACCAAACCGCCGCACTTTTTCACGAAGTCGGAAACACGAAGAGCTGTATCGCGAATGCGGAAGTCCTCGGTGGCAAGGAATTGAGTTTCAATAATTTGATGGACGCGGATTTCGCGATTCGCATTCCATTTGAATTCGCGAAGCCGACGGCTGCCATCATCAAACACGCCAATCCTTGCGGCGTCGCGAGTGACGCGACGATTTCCGGCGCGTTGGATAAAGCTTTGAACGCCGACAAAAAATCGCCTTTCGGTGGAATCATCGCGCTGAATCGTCCGGTCGATAAAAAATGCGCGGAAATCATTCAGCCGCTTTTCATGGAAGTCATCATCGCGCCGAGCTTCGAAAAAAGTGCGCTCGCGATTTTGCAGAAAAAGAAAAACTTGCGCCTGCTGGCAATCGGTAAATTTGAAAATAATCCGGACGAATTGGATTTCAAAAAAATTGGCGGGGGAGTCTTGGTCCAGAAACGCGACACCCGTGTCGTCACGGAACAAGATTTGAAAGTCGTGACGAAAAAACCACCAACAAAAGCGCAAATTCGCGATCTCATCTTCGCCGCGAAAGTCTGCAAACACGCGAAATCCAACGCCATCGTCATCGCGAAGGATGAAGTCGCCGTCGGTATCGGCGCGGGACAAACCGCGCGTGTCGATGCCGTCGAAATCGCCCTCGCGAAAGCAGGCACACGCGCCAGCGGAGCGGTGCTCGCGAGCGATGCGTTTTTCCCGTTTGACGATTCGGTGACAGTCGCAGCGCATGCCGGCATCGCCGCGATCATTCAGCCGGGCGGTTCGATTCGTGATGGAGACTCGATTGTCGCCGCCGACCGTGCGAATGTCGCGATGGTGACTTCAGGTGTGCGCGGATTCAAACACTGAGTAATTTTAGATTTCAAATTTAAAATTGAAGATTTTATTTTTTAAAAAATAAATCAAAAATCGACAATCTGAAATCTAAAATTATTTTCAATTTGCACGGCACGCATTTTTCATTTACACTCGCTCCTCGGATGACGACTGCAAACTTACTTGCGGAGCTGAAAAAGACGCGCAAAGCGAAAAATCTTTCCAATTTAGACCTCATTTCAGTCGAAAATATCACGCTCGATGACCTCGAGCTGATTTTGGCTGTCGCGCGAGTTTTCAAGAAATTCATCACGGATGGCGCGAAAAAATGCGATCTCTTGAAAGGTAAGACCATCGTTAATTTTTTCAACGAGAATTCTACGCGCACACGCAGCTCCTTCGAGCTCGCCGGCAAACACCTCGGCGCAGATGTCATCAATCTCGCCGGCTCAGCTTCGAGCGGCAAAAAAGGCGAGACACTGGGGGATTCCGCGCGCACGCTCGACGCGCTCAATGCTGATATTTTAATCATCCGCGATGCGAATTCTGGTGCCGCCTTCCAGCTCGCGAGTCTCGTCCGCGCTTCCATCGTGAATGCTGGCGACGGCTGGCACGAGCATCCGACTCAGGCTTTGCTCGAGCTTCTAACCTTGCGCGAGAAATTTGGGAATAAAAAACTGACTTACCTTTTCGTCGGCGACGCTTTGCATTCGCGCGTTTTCGGCAGCCAAGTGCGACTTTATCAGAAACTCGGCTTCGAAATCCGCCTCGCCGCACCGCAGACTTTGATTCCGAAAGGTGTCGAAAATTGGGGCGTGAAAGTTTTTTATAAAATCGAAGACGCTCTACCGGGCTGCGATGCGATTCACGCGATTCGCCTGCAAACGGAAAGAGCCGCAGGGAAATTCGTCGCCACCGGTCGCGAATATTCGAAAAATTATTGCCTGAATTTGCCACGGGTCGCGCTCGCGAAAAAAGACGCCGCGATTCTCCATGCCGGTCCGGTCATCCGTGAATTCGATTTACGCACCGAAGTTTTGGAATCGCCGAATTGTCTCGTCCAACAAATGGTCGAAAATGGTCTGCCGATCCGCATGGCAGTCGAGTGGCTACTCGCGACGAATCCGAAAAAGAAAGTAAATCCCTGGAAATGAAAACAATTCTGATCCAGAACGGCCAAGTCGTGAATCCGGCGAACAAGAGAAATCCTGTGCGCGTCGCTGATATTTTCATCCGCGACGGCAAAATTGCCAAAATCAAAGCGAATCTCGACCGACCGGGTGCGGATATCGTCCTAAATGCGAAAGGCAAATTGGTGACCGCCGGACTCGTCGACATGCATGTCCACCTGCGCGAGCCCGGACGCGAAGACAAGGAAACCATCGCGACGGCGAGCCGCGCCGCGGCACTCGGCGGAATCACGACGATTCTCGGCATGCCGAATACGAATCCGACCATCGACAATCAGACGACGGTGAAATTCGTACTCGAGAAAGGTCGCGAGGCGGGGATCGTGAATGTCCTCACCGCTGGATCTTTGACGAAAAAAATGGAAGGACACGAGCTCGCCGAGATTTGGGAAATGCGCGAAGCAGGCGCGTCGATGATTATCGACGATTGCGCCGAGACGAGCGGCATGGGACTGAGGAAATTGGCGCTGGAATATTGCCAAACTTTCGGTATGCCGATTCTGACGCATCCCGAAGATGCCGACCTCAAAGACGGCGCTGTCATGAATGAAGGCTGGATGGCGACGCAGCTCGGTTTGCCGGGTTCGCCGACTGCGACTGAGGCTTTGGTCGTCGCGCGCACCATCGAGCTTCTGCGCGAAACTCCGACGCCATATCACTTCACCCATGTCTCGACTGGTCGCTCGGTGGAATTAATTCGCGCCGCGAAAAAAGCTGGCTTGCCAATCACCGCCGACACGACCGCGCATCATTTGCTTCTGACTGACGCGGCTTGTGCCAATTACTGTACCGCCGCGAAAGTCGATCCGCCACTGCGCAGCGAAGCCGACCGCCAGCAATTAATCGCCGGAATCCTGGACGGCACGCTCGACGCGCTGATTTCGGATCACGCGCCGCATCTCTTGGTTGAGAAATTCGTACCTTTCGCCGAAGCTGCCGTCGGCATCACCGGACTCGAGACACTCTTCGCGCTGGCGTTTTCGGAATTGGTGAAAAAACACAAAATGCCGCTCGAAGATTTCTTCGCGAAATTAACTCTCAATCCAGCCAAAATTATTCGCTCTGATCGCGGACGAATCGAAGAAGGCGCGATTGCCGATCTCTCGATTTTCGATCCGAATATGGAATGGACCATCGACAAAAATAAGTTCGCGTCCAAAGGACGCAACACGCCATTTCACGGCCGCAAAGTTTTTGGCAAGGCGACCGATGTCTTGGTCGGCGGCGCACTGATGGTGCGCAAAGGTGAGCTGCAAAAATGATTGAGTCGCTTGCGTTTTTCGCAATCGCTTTTTGCGGCGGTCTCGTCGCCGTCCCGGTCGGCGGCACTTTTTTGTTTGTCGTGCCGAGCTTTTTATTCCTCGGATTGAATGGACTCGAGACACTCCTGCTCTCCCGCATTTACGCGCTCGCGGCAGCCGCGAGTGGTAGCTCGTATTTTTTGAAAAATCACCGGACTGAATTTGATTGGCGTACTATCGCCAAATTTTTGGCAGGCAATATCCTCGGCTACGCGCTCGCTGCCAAAATCGCGACTTCGCTCGATGTCGGATTTTTGACGAAAATCATACCCTTCGTCTTGCTCGCTGGCGCAGTGCTTCTACTGAAAGATTGGAAAATCGAAAAACTCCACCACCGAAAAATTTTCCAGAGAATCCTGCCCACAATCGGATTTCTGTTCGGACTTTACGGCGGACTCGGCGGCGCGACCAGCAATATGATTATTTTGGTTTTGACGCTCGCGCTCAATTTCAGTCTGCACCGCGCCATCGTCAATACGCGCCTGATCGAAGTCGTCGGCGGCGTTGTCGTCGTCGCGAGCTACTTATTTTTCGGCGCGAAATTCACAGGCTTCGAGCTTCCGGTCATCGCGGGCGCAGTACTCGGGGGATTGCTCGGCGCACACTTAACTTTCAAAACAAAACCAACCTGGCTCAAAAAAGCTTTCTTAATCTTGGTTGTACTCGCTGCGATTAAGACGCTATTCTTCTAGCGCAAAGCTCGAAACTAATTCGAGTTTGAGCTGTGAAAAATTTTAATTTTTATCCGTCCCGTTTTTAACCTATTTTTAAACCCGGAATTAATTCCGGAGTTAGGAGTGCTGGCGGTAGAGTAATGAACGACTCAACAACCCTCCGAACCTAGTGACCAATGACCCCCGAACCCAAAGACTGAAAGACTGAATGACTCAACCACTTAATGACTATGTTCCAGCTAGGCTTTCTGCTCGATTTCAGTCTCGAGGCGACCTTTCTCTTTCTCGACTTTTTTCGCAGCTACTTTCAAATCACTCGGCGCTCTCTTCGCATCATCTTTGCGCGGGGGGCGACGGCGACCGACTTTTTCGGAACCTTTTTGCGCCGCTTGGCGTTTCTTCTTCTCGTCGTCTTTTTGTCTTTTTAATTCAGCGGTGAATTTCTTGGCAGCCTCAGTTAATTTCAATTCACTCAAAATACGCAGCATCGCTTGACCGAGTACGACGCGATTCGTCGTGCCGAAACTTTTGGAAAGCACATTTTTGACGCCGGCTAATTCGAGCATCTTGCGCACAGCCGAGCCAGCGATGAGACCGGTTCCTGGAGCCGCCGGGATGATCAGGACACGCGCCGCTTTGTATTTCAATTTGGCAGCGTGCGGAATCGTATCATTCACAATCGGCACTGTAATCAAATTTTTCTTCGCATCAGACGCTGCTTTGCGCGCGGCGATTTGGACATCGGCGCCTTTTCCGAGACCGATGCCGACACGACCAGCGCGATCACCGATGATGACTGTCGCGCGAAAACGCATGCGGCGACCACCCTTCACGACGCGTGTGACACGATCGAGCTGCAACATGTATTCCTCGAATTCTTTTTCTTCGCGCGGACCATGACTGCGGCGTTTGCGTTTGTCATTAGGAGTGTTCATTGAGAGTTGATAGTTAGTAGTTGGTAGTTCTTAGAATTGCTTTCTAATTAAAATTTCAGACCGGCAGCACGCGCGGCATCAGCGAGAATCTTGACACGACCGGAGTAGAGGAATCCGCCGCGATCGAAAACAACCGCTTCGATTTTGGCAGCTTGTGCAGCCGTCGCGACCAATTTGCCGACTTCCGCCGCCTTCTCAGCTTTCGTGCCTTTTTTAATTTTGAGTGAATTCGCGGAAGCGAGCGTCTTGCCCGCAGTGTCGTCGATGATTTGCGCGTAAATCGCGGTCGTCGATTTGAAAACGGCGAGACGCGGACGCAGCGCATTGCCATTCACGCGCGCGCGAATGCGGCGTTTGCGGGCAGTGCGGTCGAGTAATTTTTTAGCGGTTTTCATTGGAATTTTAGATTTAGCTTCTCGCTTGCACGAGAATGAGTGTGCGCATGCGCTTATTTAGCAGCCGATTTACCAGCCTTGCGTGGAATGTGTTCGCCAGCGTAAGCAATACCTTTACCTTTGTAAGGTTCCGGTTTGCGCCACTTGCGAATGTTCGCGGCGACTTCACCGACGAGCTGCTTGTCGATGCCGCGGGTAATGATCGTATTTTTCTTCACATCGATTTCGAAGTCGATGCCTGCCGGTGCTTTGATCGGAACCGGATGCGAGAAACCAAGCTGCAGTTCGAGATCTCGACCTTTCGCCGCGACTTTGTAGCCGACACCCGTGATGATTAATTTTTTCTCGAAGCCTTTCGTCACGCCCTCGACCATGTTCGCGAGCAAAGTGCGTGTCAGTCCCCAGAGCGCGCGCGCTTCTTTCGAGTCATTTTTCGGAGTGACGACAATCGTCTCGCCGTCTTTTTTAATTTCGACGAGCGCGTTGAAGCTCTGCTTCAATTCGCCTTTGGGTCCTTTGATTTTCGCGGAATTTCCGGAAATCTCAGCGGTGACACCGGCTGGAATGGGGACGGGATTTTTGCCAATTCGACTCATTTTAAGTTTGGAATTAATAAATTTCGCAGATGACTTCACCCCCGAGTTTCTTTTGGTGCGCCTCTTTATTCGTGAGAAATCCAGCCGAAGTCGAAATCACCGCGATGCCGAGACCATTTAAGACTGGTTTGATTTCGGTTGATTTGACATAGACGCGGCGACCCGGTTTCGAGACGCGATTGAATTGAAATGCGCCGCCTTTCTTGAGGCTCACTTCGAGGATTGGAAATTTCTCGGAAGTGTTTTCTTCGATTTTCCCGACAAATTCACTCGCCTCGAGCACTTTCAAAATCGCGAGTTTTTGCTTCGAATGGGGAACGCGCACGACTTCCTTACGCGCGTTTTGCGCGTTGCGGATTCGCGTGAGCATGTCGGCAATTGGATCGGTTATCATAATTTTTTAAGTATTAATTCATAAGCCCTAAAATTTTTTGTGATTTATGAATTGTGGGATAAATTTTTTAGTTAATTATTTATGACTTAATATTTAAGACTTAATCTACCAGCTCGCTTTTTTGACTCCGACGATTTCCCCGCGCGAAGCCAATTCGCGGAAACAGATTCGGCACATTTGGAAGCGGCGCATGTAGCTACGATTGCGTCCGCAAATGCGGCAGCGATTCACGACGCGAGTTGCTTTTTTGGGTTTCACACCCGCAGCCAGCGCATTGGCGACTTTGCGTTTGAAGCGGGCAGCTTTGACGATGGATGAAGTTTTAGCCATTTGGAATTAAAAAATTATTTTTTAGCTTTTTCGGCTACCGGGGCAGGAGCTACTGGAGCCGGTTCGACTTTCGGTTTTTCTTCTTTGAATAATCCCGCTGCCTTCGCTGCCTCCGCCGCCGCTTTTTGCGCGTCAGCTAAAGCTTTTTTGGCAGCATCTTCAGCCGCATCAGATTTGGAAGTGTCTTTCTGGAAAGGAAAACCGAGCGCGGTGAGTAGTGCCTTGGCATCGGAATCCGAACGCGCCGTCGTGCAAACTGTGATTTCGAGACCGTGCACGAATTCGGCGTCCTCTGGTCGCACCTCAGGAAAAACGGTGAAATCCTTGAGTCCGAGCGAATAGTTGCCGTTGCCGTCGAAACTTTTGAGCGGGATACCACGGAAATCGCGGACGCGGGGGAGCGCGACATTCACTAATTTGGAAATGAAGTCGAGCGCACGGGGGCCGCGCAGCGTGACCGAGAGACCGATTGGCATGCCTTCGCGCAATTTGAAATTCGAAATCGCTTTCTTCGAAAGATGTGTGCGCGCTTTCTGATTCGTGATGGTCGCAAGATTCTTCGCGACTTTCGCGAGAATTGTCTCGTCCATCGAGTTCGACGAACCACCTTTGCGCGCGAGCTTGCCGACACCGACCGAGACTTTTACTTTGTCGATGTGGGGAATCGCATGAATATTTTTCGCGCCGATTTTCTTACCGACGGCGGGCAAAATTTCAGTTTTGACGATTGCGGCTAAATCAAATGCTTTCATTGTTTGGAGATTTTCGGGTTAATAATGCCTTCGTTGCATTTTTTGCAGAAGCGCGTTTTTTTGCCGTTGGCGAGAATACGATAACCGACGCGTGCCGGCTTCTTGCAGTGCGGGCAGATGATTTTGACATTCGAGACATCAATCGGTTTCTCGAATTTCACGATCTGACCAGGCGTACCGTCGGCGCGTTTTTTGATGTGCTTCGTCACGATGTTGACTTTTTCGACGATGACTTTGCCTTCTTTCGGAATTGCGCGCATCACTTTGCCAGTTTTACCCTTGTATTTACCGGCGATGACTTGGACGAGATCGGAGGAGAGAATTTTCATTGCGGAATTATGATTTAAAATTTAGGACCTAGAGAACATCCGGAGCTTGGGAAATAATTTTCTGGTAGCCTTTTTCACGCAGTTCGCGCGCAATCGGTCCGAAGACGCGGGTACCTTTCGGTTCGCCCTTCTCGTCGATGATCACGACCGCATTTTCATCGAAGCGCAGTGCGCTGCCATCTTTGCGGCGAATCGTATTTTTGGTGCGGACGATCACCGCTTTTTGAATGCTTTTTCTTTTGGCAATCGCTTTGGGTGTGGCTTCTTTGACCGAGACGACGATCACATCACCGATATGTGCGTAGCGTCTGTGGCTGCCGCCCAAGACTTTGAAGCATTGCACTAGTTTCGCACCAGTGTTGTCAGCGACTTCGAGAAAAGTTTCATTTTGGATCATTTGGCTGTGGCAGAATTATTTTCCGATTTAGCTTTTTCGATTTTCGGAGCAGTTTTTTCTTTGGCGACCGACTCTTTCAGTTCGCGCTCGGAGGCGCTCTCGACGGCAGCGGGCTGGTCGACCACTTTCGCATTCTTGGAAATGATTTTCACGAGCTTCCAATTCTTCAGCTTCGAGAGGGGAATCGACTCGATGATTTCCACGACATCGCCGACTTCGGCTTCGTTCTTCTCGTCGTGAGCATGGAATTTTTTCGAGACGCGGTA from the Patescibacteria group bacterium genome contains:
- a CDS encoding ZIP family metal transporter, producing MLPIFLATGIAFLAFLGGGLLSHRFAHFIARHSGPVIAFASGAMLAITFFHVLPEAIATAGQPAWTLVLAGILFFFTLEHFFYLHGCPEHSHPGECENHAIGPLAAIGIGVHSFFDGVLIVFAFLTNPVLGWLTAIGIVLHKLPAGAILHALICHKKDRKSLWWIFAVAATTPCAALLTPVLRTFSEQQIGYGLAFSAGTLLYITLSDLLPETHHTKNKLNLVFLVIGIALIFSFGHFFPVE
- a CDS encoding glycosyltransferase family 1 protein — protein: MKIGIDARMYSSGFTGIGRYTFELIRGLARLDAKNEFVVFLNPQEFENFVAPAENFRAVRVDAPHYSTDEQTKFLKILNSEDLNLMHFTHFNAPILYHRKSIVTIHDLTLSKFPGKKMNKLVHRLAYNLVLRRATSHASKIIAVSQNTKKDLMELLKINSDKIEVVWNGVGREFVPSFPTELSRRQLEQKFGIRKNYLLYVGVWRDHKNILGMLEAMAQVVARQKDFDGEIVITGRPNKFYAPEIFAKVRDLGLEDHFVFTDLVDDRDLLQLYQNARVFVFPSFYEGFGLPPLEAMACGVPVVASNASSIPEICGDGNALFFDPKNSEEMADKMWEAWSNEATRKRLRERGLRRIADFSWRKMSEATYEIYREVLGI
- the purH gene encoding bifunctional phosphoribosylaminoimidazolecarboxamide formyltransferase/IMP cyclohydrolase, with amino-acid sequence MQKTALISVSDKTGLAEFARGLVKLNFTILSTGGSFDFLRKNKVSATRVEDLTGFPEILGGRVKTLHPKVFGGILARATKSDAAELAKFGIPKIDLVCVNLYPFAKTIAQKNVKFADAIEEIDIGGVSLLRAAAKNFESVVVVANPEQYSEILENLKKGISKTERQKLAAETFALTQKYDALIANFLGAENELPVFEFQKNLRYGENPHQTAALFHEVGNTKSCIANAEVLGGKELSFNNLMDADFAIRIPFEFAKPTAAIIKHANPCGVASDATISGALDKALNADKKSPFGGIIALNRPVDKKCAEIIQPLFMEVIIAPSFEKSALAILQKKKNLRLLAIGKFENNPDELDFKKIGGGVLVQKRDTRVVTEQDLKVVTKKPPTKAQIRDLIFAAKVCKHAKSNAIVIAKDEVAVGIGAGQTARVDAVEIALAKAGTRASGAVLASDAFFPFDDSVTVAAHAGIAAIIQPGGSIRDGDSIVAADRANVAMVTSGVRGFKH
- a CDS encoding aspartate carbamoyltransferase catalytic subunit, translated to MTTANLLAELKKTRKAKNLSNLDLISVENITLDDLELILAVARVFKKFITDGAKKCDLLKGKTIVNFFNENSTRTRSSFELAGKHLGADVINLAGSASSGKKGETLGDSARTLDALNADILIIRDANSGAAFQLASLVRASIVNAGDGWHEHPTQALLELLTLREKFGNKKLTYLFVGDALHSRVFGSQVRLYQKLGFEIRLAAPQTLIPKGVENWGVKVFYKIEDALPGCDAIHAIRLQTERAAGKFVATGREYSKNYCLNLPRVALAKKDAAILHAGPVIREFDLRTEVLESPNCLVQQMVENGLPIRMAVEWLLATNPKKKVNPWK
- a CDS encoding dihydroorotase encodes the protein MKTILIQNGQVVNPANKRNPVRVADIFIRDGKIAKIKANLDRPGADIVLNAKGKLVTAGLVDMHVHLREPGREDKETIATASRAAALGGITTILGMPNTNPTIDNQTTVKFVLEKGREAGIVNVLTAGSLTKKMEGHELAEIWEMREAGASMIIDDCAETSGMGLRKLALEYCQTFGMPILTHPEDADLKDGAVMNEGWMATQLGLPGSPTATEALVVARTIELLRETPTPYHFTHVSTGRSVELIRAAKKAGLPITADTTAHHLLLTDAACANYCTAAKVDPPLRSEADRQQLIAGILDGTLDALISDHAPHLLVEKFVPFAEAAVGITGLETLFALAFSELVKKHKMPLEDFFAKLTLNPAKIIRSDRGRIEEGAIADLSIFDPNMEWTIDKNKFASKGRNTPFHGRKVFGKATDVLVGGALMVRKGELQK
- a CDS encoding sulfite exporter TauE/SafE family protein, with the translated sequence MIESLAFFAIAFCGGLVAVPVGGTFLFVVPSFLFLGLNGLETLLLSRIYALAAAASGSSYFLKNHRTEFDWRTIAKFLAGNILGYALAAKIATSLDVGFLTKIIPFVLLAGAVLLLKDWKIEKLHHRKIFQRILPTIGFLFGLYGGLGGATSNMIILVLTLALNFSLHRAIVNTRLIEVVGGVVVVASYLFFGAKFTGFELPVIAGAVLGGLLGAHLTFKTKPTWLKKAFLILVVLAAIKTLFF
- the rpsE gene encoding 30S ribosomal protein S5, yielding MNTPNDKRKRRSHGPREEKEFEEYMLQLDRVTRVVKGGRRMRFRATVIIGDRAGRVGIGLGKGADVQIAARKAASDAKKNLITVPIVNDTIPHAAKLKYKAARVLIIPAAPGTGLIAGSAVRKMLELAGVKNVLSKSFGTTNRVVLGQAMLRILSELKLTEAAKKFTAELKRQKDDEKKKRQAAQKGSEKVGRRRPPRKDDAKRAPSDLKVAAKKVEKEKGRLETEIEQKA
- the rplR gene encoding 50S ribosomal protein L18, producing the protein MKTAKKLLDRTARKRRIRARVNGNALRPRLAVFKSTTAIYAQIIDDTAGKTLASANSLKIKKGTKAEKAAEVGKLVATAAQAAKIEAVVFDRGGFLYSGRVKILADAARAAGLKF
- the rplF gene encoding 50S ribosomal protein L6, with the translated sequence MSRIGKNPVPIPAGVTAEISGNSAKIKGPKGELKQSFNALVEIKKDGETIVVTPKNDSKEARALWGLTRTLLANMVEGVTKGFEKKLIITGVGYKVAAKGRDLELQLGFSHPVPIKAPAGIDFEIDVKKNTIITRGIDKQLVGEVAANIRKWRKPEPYKGKGIAYAGEHIPRKAGKSAAK
- the rpsH gene encoding 30S ribosomal protein S8, producing the protein MMITDPIADMLTRIRNAQNARKEVVRVPHSKQKLAILKVLEASEFVGKIEENTSEKFPILEVSLKKGGAFQFNRVSKPGRRVYVKSTEIKPVLNGLGIAVISTSAGFLTNKEAHQKKLGGEVICEIY
- a CDS encoding type Z 30S ribosomal protein S14; its protein translation is MAKTSSIVKAARFKRKVANALAAGVKPKKATRVVNRCRICGRNRSYMRRFQMCRICFRELASRGEIVGVKKASW
- the rplE gene encoding 50S ribosomal protein L5; translation: MKAFDLAAIVKTEILPAVGKKIGAKNIHAIPHIDKVKVSVGVGKLARKGGSSNSMDETILAKVAKNLATITNQKARTHLSKKAISNFKLREGMPIGLSVTLRGPRALDFISKLVNVALPRVRDFRGIPLKSFDGNGNYSLGLKDFTVFPEVRPEDAEFVHGLEITVCTTARSDSDAKALLTALGFPFQKDTSKSDAAEDAAKKALADAQKAAAEAAKAAGLFKEEKPKVEPAPVAPAPVAEKAKK
- the rplX gene encoding 50S ribosomal protein L24, encoding MKILSSDLVQVIAGKYKGKTGKVMRAIPKEGKVIVEKVNIVTKHIKKRADGTPGQIVKFEKPIDVSNVKIICPHCKKPARVGYRILANGKKTRFCKKCNEGIINPKISKQ
- the rplN gene encoding 50S ribosomal protein L14; protein product: MIQNETFLEVADNTGAKLVQCFKVLGGSHRRYAHIGDVIVVSVKEATPKAIAKRKSIQKAVIVRTKNTIRRKDGSALRFDENAVVIIDEKGEPKGTRVFGPIARELREKGYQKIISQAPDVL